Proteins encoded within one genomic window of Calonectris borealis chromosome 1, bCalBor7.hap1.2, whole genome shotgun sequence:
- the ALG11 gene encoding GDP-Man:Man(3)GlcNAc(2)-PP-Dol alpha-1,2-mannosyltransferase isoform X1, with protein sequence MPGWSRPARSHPFQRKGVAALSKMVAGGLCFCGLIRLLCSLLIPALFLSGILCVCLVVLLWGIRLWIQQRKKQLTSAEKDGKRPLLVAFFHPYCNAGGGGERVLWCAIRTLQKKYRNVTCVVYTGDRDAAGEEIVEGAFRRFNIKLTHPVKFVFLEKRYLVEASLYPHFTLLGQSLGSVFLGWEALLKCVPDIYIDSMGYAFTLPLFKYLGGCRVGCYVHYPTISTDMLSVVRNQDTRFNNAAFITNNPLFSKFKLVYYYFFAFMYGLVGSCSDVIMVNSSWTLNHILSLWRAGACTSVVYPPCDVQTFLDIPLEDEKSTAEYSIVSVSQFRPEKDHPLQIRAFAKLLKEKRLGQQPSLKLILIGGCRNQQDEERVNNLKHLCEELGVSNNVTFRINIPFEELKRHLAEATIGLHTMWNEHFGIGVVECMAAGTVILAHNSGGPKLDIVVPYEGHTTGFLAENEDNYAETMAYILSLSPEKRLEIRENARRSVHRFSDQHFEETFLLSVEPLFK encoded by the exons ATGCCCGGCTGGTCCCGCCCAGCCAGGAGCCACCCCTTCCAGCGGAAAGGCGTCGCGGCGTTGTCCAAGATGGTGGCGGGAGGGCTGTGTTTCTGTGGGCTGATCAG ATTGCTGTGCTCATTGTTAATCCCTGCATTATTTCTAAGTGGAATTTTGTGTGTCTGCTTGGTGGTTCTACTGTGGGGAATACGGCTCTGGatacaacaaaggaaaaaacaattgaCCTCAGCAGAAAAAGATGGGAAGCGGCCATTGCTGGTTGCGTTTTTTCACCCATATTGCAATGCAGGTGGCGGAGGGGAGAGAGTCTTGTGGTGTGCCATAAGAACGCTCCAGAAAAA GTACAGAAATGTCACGTGTGTTGTTTACACTGGTGATAGAGATGCCGCTGGAGAAGAAATAGTAGAAGGCGCTTTCAGAAGATTCAATATTAAATTAACTCATCCTGTGAAGTTTGTATTTCTAGAAAAACGCTACCTTGTGGAAGCTTCTCTTTACCCTCACTTCACTTTGCTGGGACAAAGTTTAGGATCAGTGTTTCTCGGCTGGGAAGCTCTTCTAAAGTGTGTTCCTGATATTTATATTGACTCAATGGGTTATGCCTTCACGCTTCCCCTCTTTAAATATTTAGGAGGTTGTCGTGTTGGATGCTATGTCCATTATCCCACTATCAGCACCGATATGCTTTCTGTTGTTAGGAATCAGGATACCAGGTTTAACAATGCAGCCTTCATTACAAACAATCCTCTTTTCAGCAAGTTTAAACTTGTCTACTactatttctttgctttcatgtACGGATTGGTTGGTTCCTGCAGTGATGTGATTATGGTTAATTCTTCTTGGACGCTAAATCACATCCTTTCCCTCTGGAGAGCTGGGGCTTGCACTAGTGTTGTGTATCCACCGTGCGATGTGCAGACCTTCCTGGATATTCCACTGGAAGACGAAAAGAGCACTGCTGAATATTCCATTGTTTCCGTCAGCCAGTTCAGGCCTGAAAAAGATCATCCTTTGCAAATCAGAGCCTTTGCTAAATTACTGAAAGAGAAGAGACTGGGGCAGCAGCCATCATTGAAGCTTATCTTAATTGGAGGCTGTCGTAACCAGCAAGATGAAGAGCGTGTAAATAACCTtaaacatctttgtgaagagCTGGGAGTTAGTAACAATGTGACGTTCAGAATAAACATTCCCTTTGAGGAGCTAAAGAGACACCTGGCCGAGGCCACCATCGGCCTGCATACAATGTGGAATGAGCACTTTGGGATCG GAGTAGTTGAATGTATGGCAGCTGGCACAGTTATCCTGGCTCACAATTCTGGAGGCCCCAAATTAGATATTGTGGTACCCTATGAAGGACATACTACAGGCTTCTTAGCAGAAAACGAGGACAATTATGCTGAGACGATGGCTTATATCCTCTCTTTGTCCCCTGAAAAAAGGTTAGAGATCAGAGAAAATGCTCGTCGGTCTGTGCACAGGTTTTCTGACCAGCATTTTGAAGAGACATTCCTGTTATCTGTGGAgccattatttaaataa
- the ALG11 gene encoding GDP-Man:Man(3)GlcNAc(2)-PP-Dol alpha-1,2-mannosyltransferase isoform X2 has translation MCFSASSSRKCVFLRVSRDAWLAVGNPFNVELLCSLLIPALFLSGILCVCLVVLLWGIRLWIQQRKKQLTSAEKDGKRPLLVAFFHPYCNAGGGGERVLWCAIRTLQKKYRNVTCVVYTGDRDAAGEEIVEGAFRRFNIKLTHPVKFVFLEKRYLVEASLYPHFTLLGQSLGSVFLGWEALLKCVPDIYIDSMGYAFTLPLFKYLGGCRVGCYVHYPTISTDMLSVVRNQDTRFNNAAFITNNPLFSKFKLVYYYFFAFMYGLVGSCSDVIMVNSSWTLNHILSLWRAGACTSVVYPPCDVQTFLDIPLEDEKSTAEYSIVSVSQFRPEKDHPLQIRAFAKLLKEKRLGQQPSLKLILIGGCRNQQDEERVNNLKHLCEELGVSNNVTFRINIPFEELKRHLAEATIGLHTMWNEHFGIGVVECMAAGTVILAHNSGGPKLDIVVPYEGHTTGFLAENEDNYAETMAYILSLSPEKRLEIRENARRSVHRFSDQHFEETFLLSVEPLFK, from the exons ATGTGCTTTTCCGCTTCTTCATCCcgaaaatgtgttttcttacgTGTCAGTCGTGACGCGTGGCTCGCCGTGGGCAACCCCTTTAATGTCGA ATTGCTGTGCTCATTGTTAATCCCTGCATTATTTCTAAGTGGAATTTTGTGTGTCTGCTTGGTGGTTCTACTGTGGGGAATACGGCTCTGGatacaacaaaggaaaaaacaattgaCCTCAGCAGAAAAAGATGGGAAGCGGCCATTGCTGGTTGCGTTTTTTCACCCATATTGCAATGCAGGTGGCGGAGGGGAGAGAGTCTTGTGGTGTGCCATAAGAACGCTCCAGAAAAA GTACAGAAATGTCACGTGTGTTGTTTACACTGGTGATAGAGATGCCGCTGGAGAAGAAATAGTAGAAGGCGCTTTCAGAAGATTCAATATTAAATTAACTCATCCTGTGAAGTTTGTATTTCTAGAAAAACGCTACCTTGTGGAAGCTTCTCTTTACCCTCACTTCACTTTGCTGGGACAAAGTTTAGGATCAGTGTTTCTCGGCTGGGAAGCTCTTCTAAAGTGTGTTCCTGATATTTATATTGACTCAATGGGTTATGCCTTCACGCTTCCCCTCTTTAAATATTTAGGAGGTTGTCGTGTTGGATGCTATGTCCATTATCCCACTATCAGCACCGATATGCTTTCTGTTGTTAGGAATCAGGATACCAGGTTTAACAATGCAGCCTTCATTACAAACAATCCTCTTTTCAGCAAGTTTAAACTTGTCTACTactatttctttgctttcatgtACGGATTGGTTGGTTCCTGCAGTGATGTGATTATGGTTAATTCTTCTTGGACGCTAAATCACATCCTTTCCCTCTGGAGAGCTGGGGCTTGCACTAGTGTTGTGTATCCACCGTGCGATGTGCAGACCTTCCTGGATATTCCACTGGAAGACGAAAAGAGCACTGCTGAATATTCCATTGTTTCCGTCAGCCAGTTCAGGCCTGAAAAAGATCATCCTTTGCAAATCAGAGCCTTTGCTAAATTACTGAAAGAGAAGAGACTGGGGCAGCAGCCATCATTGAAGCTTATCTTAATTGGAGGCTGTCGTAACCAGCAAGATGAAGAGCGTGTAAATAACCTtaaacatctttgtgaagagCTGGGAGTTAGTAACAATGTGACGTTCAGAATAAACATTCCCTTTGAGGAGCTAAAGAGACACCTGGCCGAGGCCACCATCGGCCTGCATACAATGTGGAATGAGCACTTTGGGATCG GAGTAGTTGAATGTATGGCAGCTGGCACAGTTATCCTGGCTCACAATTCTGGAGGCCCCAAATTAGATATTGTGGTACCCTATGAAGGACATACTACAGGCTTCTTAGCAGAAAACGAGGACAATTATGCTGAGACGATGGCTTATATCCTCTCTTTGTCCCCTGAAAAAAGGTTAGAGATCAGAGAAAATGCTCGTCGGTCTGTGCACAGGTTTTCTGACCAGCATTTTGAAGAGACATTCCTGTTATCTGTGGAgccattatttaaataa
- the NEK5 gene encoding serine/threonine-protein kinase Nek5: MDKYEIIKKIGEGSFGIIFLAKGKMDNEQCVIKEINLTKMPLKEKEASQKEVILLAKMKHANIVTFYASLQEKNKLYIVMEYCDGGDLMKRINMQHGVLFDEDQILSWFVQISLGLKHIHDKKILHRDVKAQNIFLSNNGKVAKLGDFGIARQLNSTMEFAHTCVGTPYYLSPEICENRPYNNKTDIWSLGCVLYELCALKHPFEGNSLHQLVLKICRGHFHPVSPNYSYDLRILISQLFKISPRDRPSINSILRKPFLQKLVLRYLPPEIAQEELSHTVIHRKRPSASQPGAKMIQAHNLQKRRVQDQVPPESRMVVPVKQELFQINEWKPPSRGQQPIFQPPSSRFQMAERPESIRIHGHYGHYYDKLNNLQRKANAYYDLSHISQRVEEYYKLKRQVAPPPPPPDWPAEYLQRRFEAQQYKIKVEKQLGLRPSSADPYHDQIQQQKIKEEHPKNHQQDMSRKNEMKEQEYLKQLQKIREEYHSDIKEFRFRAGVLQENQKIQDKTYLVRQGQAEDQSETKGTAGTREESLQDMEENFKQVRLQDRQDQKILEKKYNTKRGVKFEINLDVCVPEEDSIQEAEVLDKLNETLTFVDGENLKEKLVEVYEDHMDKALEELSGYHTESNDIGDAKENRKHWQAGAPQTLLNFLADADVTSVCPTMAENELADHAILPEDIPENRKQWKQTPPGTLLNILSKAELSNDSFIHLEEEVEERLTMLLPKENKEDDSETYSAVAVDEGRLEPRSDDEDTNFEDSEDELRHELEESLEKLATSPAERSMQSPILSINKGQTDEGKMSLPHKLLGKSDDDLENNHGSFSVDTHNEKRKQEARAT, translated from the exons ATGGATAAAtatgaaatcattaaaaaaattggagaaggatcTTTTGGCATAATATTCTtggcaaaaggaaaaatggatAATGAGCAGTGTGTTATCAAAGAGATCAATTTAACTAAg ATgcctctgaaagaaaaagaagcctctCAGAAAGAAGTTATCCTTCTGGCCAAGATGAAGCATGCAAATATCGTAACCTTCTATGCTTCTTTGCAag aaaagaaCAAGCTATATATTGTGATGGAATACTGTGATGGTGGAGATTTAATGAAGCGGATAAATATGCAGCATGGAGTGCTGTTTGACGAGGACCAG ATTCTGAGTTGGTTTGTGCAGATCTCCTTGGGCTTGAAGCATATTCACGACAAGAAGATTTTACACAGGGATGTCAAAGCACAG aacATTTTTCTTAGCAATAATGGAAAGGTAGCAAAGCTTGGGGACTTTGGCATAGCAAGACAGTTGAACAG CACTATGGAGTTTGCCCATACCTGTGTAGGGACCCCCTATTATCTGTCACCTGAGATCTGTGAAAATCGACCATATAACAATAAAAC AGATATTTGGTCTCTTGGCTGTGTGCTTTATGAGCTATGTGCATTAAAGCATCCT TTTGAAGGCAATAGTTTGCACCAGCTGGTGCTGAAGATCTGCAGAGGACATTTTCACCCAGTGTCTCCCAACTATTCATATGATCTGAGGATATTAATTTCCCAGTTGTTTAAAATATCTCCAAGAGATCGACCATCTATCAACTCTATTCTAAGGAAGCCCTTCTTGCAGAAGCTCGTTCTCAGGTATTTGCCCCCTGAG ATAGCACAGGAAGAACTCAGTCACACTGTGATACATAGAAAAAGGCCTTCAGCATCACAGCCTGGAGCCAAGATGATACAAG CACATAACCTTCAAAAAAGGAGAGTCCAGGACCAAGTTCCTCCAGAATCTAGAATGGTGGTGCCTGTCAAACaggaattatttcaaataaatgaatgGAAACCTCCTTCAAGAGGGCAACAGCCTATTTTTCAG CCACCGAGCTCCAGATTTCAGATGGCAGAAAGGCCAGAAAGTATTAGAATACATGGCCATTATGGTCATTACTATGATAAGCTCAACAACTTGCAGAGGAAAGCTAATGCATATTATGACCTTTCTCACATCAGCCAAAGAGTTGAGGAATACTATAAACTAAAAAGACAAGttgcacctccacctccaccaccTGACTG GCCTGCAGAATACCTTCAAAGGCGTTTTGAAGCCCAACAGTACAAGATTAAAGTGGAAAAACAGCTG GGACTGCGACCATCCTCTGCTGACCCTTATCATGACCAAATACAACAGCAGAAGATAAAGGAAGAGCATCCCAAAAATCATCAGCAGGACATGTctagaaagaatgaaatgaaagaacag GAGTACCTAAAACAATTGCAGAAAATTCGGGAAGAATACCACAGCGATATAAAAGAATTCAGATTTAGAGCAGGAGTACTCCAG GAGAATCAAAAAATACAAGATAAAACCTATCTTGTGAGGCAAGGGCAAGCTGAGGACCAGTCTGAAACCAAGGGTACAGCTGGAACAAGAGAAGAATCACTTCAG GACATGGAAGAAAACTTTAAACAAGTCAGACTCCAGGATAGGCAAGACCAAAAGATCTTAGAAAAGAAGTATAACACAAAG AGAGGAGTaaagtttgaaattaatttagatGTATGTGTTCCTGAGGAAGACAGCATTCAAGAAGCAGAG GTACTAGATAAACTCAATGAGACTTTAACTTTTGTGGATGGTGAGAATCTTAAGGAGAAATTGGTGGAAGTTTATGAAGATCATATGGACAAAGCTTTGGAAGAACTATCTGGATACCACACAG aGTCCAATGATATTGGCGAtgccaaagaaaacagaaaacattggCAAGCTGGAGCCCCTCAGACACTACTGAATTTTTTAGCTGACGCTGATGTCACTTCTGTATGTCCTACTATGGCTGAAAATGAACTTG CTGACCATGCTATTCTGCCTGAAGACATCCCAGAAAACAGGAAGCAGTGGAAACAAACACCACCAGGAACACTCCTGAACATCTTATCAAAAGCAGAGCTGTCTAATGACTCCTTCATCCACCTTGAAGAGGAAGTAG AAGAGAGATTAACTATGTtgcttccaaaagaaaacaaggaagatgATTCAGAAACATactctgctgttgctgttgatGAAGGCAGACTTGAGCCAAGATCAGATGATGAAGACAC AAATTTTGAAGATTCTGAAGATGAACTGAGACATGAGCTGGAGGAATCTCTGGAAAAACTGGCAACTTCTCCAGCAGAAAGAAGCATGCAGTCTCCCATCCTTTCAATAAATAAAGGTCAAACAGATGAAGGAAAGATGAGTTTACCTCACAAACTACTTGGAAAATCTGATGATGATTTAGAAAATAACCATGGGTCATTTAGTGTTGACACACATAATGAAAAACGCAAGCAGGAAGCAAGAGCTACCTAG